From Helicoverpa zea isolate HzStark_Cry1AcR chromosome 23, ilHelZeax1.1, whole genome shotgun sequence, one genomic window encodes:
- the LOC124641777 gene encoding uncharacterized protein LOC124641777 isoform X4, with translation MANEDLLIRKRSAIKAKLTNFCNHVNVLMSCDSLSSLQRIELEGRLRKFDALYDEFDNLQLEIEVLSDKPDEAYGERAKFEERYHAVAAQARSLLISADAGVDGGSVAGSADKSTGASFRHNFVRLPKINLPTFDGSYQCWLEYRDTYLSLIHSSSAIDDISKFHYLRASLTGDAQQVIKNIDFKSEHYQLAWNLLCERYDNSRLLVKNHVQTLFNTPAILKESCVALRQFVDNINKQIRALKSLNEPTDQWSTLVVIMMSSRLDKVTNRDWEEYSNTLPKFPTLSEFCSFVSKRADLLETVEHNKSINKEDSSTNSYTVNTNNSKKNYNITKPKPNTNKEFNNCPLCKNNHFMFVCDDFRKLSVENRLAKVKELNVCFNCLRPGHSSKRCKLSHCKYCNRKHNTLLHVEQSNSAVQDPMPSSVALPSLLTDDVSGGAQLQNGTSESVVMSSDTAATTRSVLLSTALVTVVSTRGEKFDARILLDNGESYEMAKRRFLSLERRFLRDPSFKERYVAFMEEYERLGHMTENTTSRKPHSDASERAFGCCVYLRSVNMEGAVKVQLLASKNRVAPIKPTTIPRLELCGALLGARLCAKVSDVNIGRLERYHRVEHIKQHFWNRFHLEYISLLQQKTKWTSSTGQLAEGTLVLIKERGQPPMLWPLGRVTKVFPGSDGITRVAELKTRKGTILRSFNNICPLPLD, from the exons ATGGCTAATGAAGATTTGTTAATAAGAAAACGCAGTGCTATTAAAGCTAAGCTTACGAATTTTTGCAATCATGTTAATGTGCTTATGAGTTGCGATTCATTATCCAGTTTGCAGCGTATTGAGCTAGAGGGTCGCCTTCGTAAATTTGATGCTTTATACGATGAATTTGATAATTTGCAGTTGGAGATCGAGGTGCTCTCGGATAAGCCAGACGAGGCGTACGGGGAACGTGCCAAGTTTGAGGAGCGGTACCACGCGGTGGCAGCTCAGGCGCGCAGCCTGCTTATCAGCGCTGATGCCGGCGTTGACGGCGGGTCTGTAGCGGGCTCAGCGGATAAAAGCACAGGTGCATCGTTCCGTCATAATTTTGTACGCTTACCTAAAATCAATTTGCCTACTTTCGATGGTAGTTATCAATGTTGGCTCGAGTATAGAGATACATATCTGTCACTTATTCACAGTAGTAGTGCTATCGATGATATTAGCAAATTTCATTATTTGCGCGCTTCGCTTACGGGAGATGCTCAGcaagtgataaaaaatatagattttaagaGCGAGCATTATCAATTAGCGTGGAATCTATTATGTGAGCGATATGATAATAGCAGGCTTCTAGTTAAAAACCATGTGCAGACTTTGTTTAATACTCCGGCAATTCTTAAAGAGTCTTGTGTAGCCTTACGTCAATTTGTTGATAATATCAATAAGCAAATTAGAGCTTTAAAATCGCTGAACGAGCCCACTGACCAGTGGAGTACACTGGTGGTAATAATGATGAGTAGCAGACTGGATAAGGTCACTAACAGAGACTGGGAAGAGTATAGCAATACCTTACCCAAATTTCCAACATTGTCAGaattttgttcgtttgttaGTAAAAGGGCTGATTTATTAGAGACAGTAGAACAtaacaaatcaataaataagGAAGATAGTAGTACAAACAGTTACACAGTAAATactaataattctaaaaaaaactataatataacaaaaccTAAACCTAATACTAATAAGGAATTTAATAATTGTCCGTTGTgcaaaaataatcatttcatGTTTGTGTGTGATGATTTTCGTAAGTTGTCAGTAGAAAACCGTTTAGCAAAGGTGAAGGAGCTTAATGTGTGCTTTAATTGTTTACGTCCAGGGCATTCAAGTAAACGTTGTAAATTGTCAcactgtaaatattgtaatcgTAAGCATAACACGCTTTTACACGTAGAGCAGTCTAATTCAGCTGTACAAGACCCAATGCCTAGTAGTGTAGCTCTGCCTAGTTTACTGACTGATGACGTTTCTGGTGGTGCACAGTTACAAAACGGCACATCTGAAAGCGTTGTTATGTCAAGCGACACTGCAGCTACTACTCGTTCTGTTTTGCTTTCCACAGCTCTGGTGACAGTGGTCAGCACCCGAGGTGAGAAGTTCGACGCCAGGATCCTGCTGGATAACG GTGAGTCGTACGAGATGGCTAAGCGGCGATTTCTATCATTGGAGCGTCGTTTTCTTCGTGATCCAAGTTTCAAGGAGCGTTATGTTGCCTTCATGGAGGAGTATGAGCGTCTTGGACACATGACAGAAAATACAACGTCTAGGAAGCCACATTCAG ATGCCTCTGAGAGAGCCTTTGGTTGTTGCGTATATCTTCGGTCGGTGAATATGGAAGGTGCAGTCAAGGTACAACTTCTTGCATCGAAGAATCGTGTAGCACCAATAAAGCCCACTACCATTCCACGTCTCGAGCTTTGTGGGGCGTTGCTAGGCGCTAGACTGTGTGCTAAG GTGTCTGATGTAAACATCGGCCGCTTGGAGCGCTACCACAGAGTGGAGCATATTAAGCAGCATTTCTGGAACCGATTCCATTTAGAATATATCTCTCTGCTGCAGCAAAAAACTAAGTGGACGTCATCTACAGGACAACTGGCAGAAGGAACGTTAGTTCTCATCAAGGAGAGAGGACAACCGCCAATGCTGTGGCCACTGGGACGTGTCACGAAGGTGTTCCCGGGGAGCGACGGGATAACGCGTGTGGCTGAGTTGAAGACGCGTAAGGGAACAATTCTACGTtcctttaataatatttgtccaCTTCCACTAGATTGA
- the LOC124641777 gene encoding uncharacterized protein LOC124641777 isoform X5 yields the protein MANEDLLIRKRSAIKAKLTNFCNHVNVLMSCDSLSSLQRIELEGRLRKFDALYDEFDNLQLEIEVLSDKPDEAYGERAKFEERYHAVAAQARSLLISADAGVDGGSVAGSADKSTGASFRHNFVRLPKINLPTFDGSYQCWLEYRDTYLSLIHSSSAIDDISKFHYLRASLTGDAQQVIKNIDFKSEHYQLAWNLLCERYDNSRLLVKNHVQTLFNTPAILKESCVALRQFVDNINKQIRALKSLNEPTDQWSTLVVIMMSSRLDKVTNRDWEEYSNTLPKFPTLSEFCSFVSKRADLLETVEHNKSINKEDSSTNSYTVNTNNSKKNYNITKPKPNTNKEFNNCPLCKNNHFMFVCDDFRKLSVENRLAKVKELNVCFNCLRPGHSSKRCKLSHCKYCNRKHNTLLHVEQSNSAVQDPMPSSVALPSLLTDDVSGGAQLQNGTSESVVMSSDTAATTRSVLLSTALVTVVSTRGEKFDARILLDNGESYEMAKRRFLSLERRFLRDPSFKERYVAFMEEYERLGHMTENTTSRKPHSDASERAFGCCVYLRSVNMEGAVKVQLLASKNRVAPIKPTTIPRLELCGALLGARLCAKQKTKWTSSTGQLAEGTLVLIKERGQPPMLWPLGRVTKVFPGSDGITRVAELKTRKGTILRSFNNICPLPLD from the exons ATGGCTAATGAAGATTTGTTAATAAGAAAACGCAGTGCTATTAAAGCTAAGCTTACGAATTTTTGCAATCATGTTAATGTGCTTATGAGTTGCGATTCATTATCCAGTTTGCAGCGTATTGAGCTAGAGGGTCGCCTTCGTAAATTTGATGCTTTATACGATGAATTTGATAATTTGCAGTTGGAGATCGAGGTGCTCTCGGATAAGCCAGACGAGGCGTACGGGGAACGTGCCAAGTTTGAGGAGCGGTACCACGCGGTGGCAGCTCAGGCGCGCAGCCTGCTTATCAGCGCTGATGCCGGCGTTGACGGCGGGTCTGTAGCGGGCTCAGCGGATAAAAGCACAGGTGCATCGTTCCGTCATAATTTTGTACGCTTACCTAAAATCAATTTGCCTACTTTCGATGGTAGTTATCAATGTTGGCTCGAGTATAGAGATACATATCTGTCACTTATTCACAGTAGTAGTGCTATCGATGATATTAGCAAATTTCATTATTTGCGCGCTTCGCTTACGGGAGATGCTCAGcaagtgataaaaaatatagattttaagaGCGAGCATTATCAATTAGCGTGGAATCTATTATGTGAGCGATATGATAATAGCAGGCTTCTAGTTAAAAACCATGTGCAGACTTTGTTTAATACTCCGGCAATTCTTAAAGAGTCTTGTGTAGCCTTACGTCAATTTGTTGATAATATCAATAAGCAAATTAGAGCTTTAAAATCGCTGAACGAGCCCACTGACCAGTGGAGTACACTGGTGGTAATAATGATGAGTAGCAGACTGGATAAGGTCACTAACAGAGACTGGGAAGAGTATAGCAATACCTTACCCAAATTTCCAACATTGTCAGaattttgttcgtttgttaGTAAAAGGGCTGATTTATTAGAGACAGTAGAACAtaacaaatcaataaataagGAAGATAGTAGTACAAACAGTTACACAGTAAATactaataattctaaaaaaaactataatataacaaaaccTAAACCTAATACTAATAAGGAATTTAATAATTGTCCGTTGTgcaaaaataatcatttcatGTTTGTGTGTGATGATTTTCGTAAGTTGTCAGTAGAAAACCGTTTAGCAAAGGTGAAGGAGCTTAATGTGTGCTTTAATTGTTTACGTCCAGGGCATTCAAGTAAACGTTGTAAATTGTCAcactgtaaatattgtaatcgTAAGCATAACACGCTTTTACACGTAGAGCAGTCTAATTCAGCTGTACAAGACCCAATGCCTAGTAGTGTAGCTCTGCCTAGTTTACTGACTGATGACGTTTCTGGTGGTGCACAGTTACAAAACGGCACATCTGAAAGCGTTGTTATGTCAAGCGACACTGCAGCTACTACTCGTTCTGTTTTGCTTTCCACAGCTCTGGTGACAGTGGTCAGCACCCGAGGTGAGAAGTTCGACGCCAGGATCCTGCTGGATAACG GTGAGTCGTACGAGATGGCTAAGCGGCGATTTCTATCATTGGAGCGTCGTTTTCTTCGTGATCCAAGTTTCAAGGAGCGTTATGTTGCCTTCATGGAGGAGTATGAGCGTCTTGGACACATGACAGAAAATACAACGTCTAGGAAGCCACATTCAG ATGCCTCTGAGAGAGCCTTTGGTTGTTGCGTATATCTTCGGTCGGTGAATATGGAAGGTGCAGTCAAGGTACAACTTCTTGCATCGAAGAATCGTGTAGCACCAATAAAGCCCACTACCATTCCACGTCTCGAGCTTTGTGGGGCGTTGCTAGGCGCTAGACTGTGTGCTAAG CAAAAAACTAAGTGGACGTCATCTACAGGACAACTGGCAGAAGGAACGTTAGTTCTCATCAAGGAGAGAGGACAACCGCCAATGCTGTGGCCACTGGGACGTGTCACGAAGGTGTTCCCGGGGAGCGACGGGATAACGCGTGTGGCTGAGTTGAAGACGCGTAAGGGAACAATTCTACGTtcctttaataatatttgtccaCTTCCACTAGATTGA
- the LOC124641777 gene encoding uncharacterized protein LOC124641777 isoform X3, with protein sequence MANEDLLIRKRSAIKAKLTNFCNHVNVLMSCDSLSSLQRIELEGRLRKFDALYDEFDNLQLEIEVLSDKPDEAYGERAKFEERYHAVAAQARSLLISADAGVDGGSVAGSADKSTALVTVVSTRGEKFDARILLDNGESYEMAKRRFLSLERRFLRDPSFKERYVAFMEEYERLGHMTENTTSRKPHSDASERAFGCCVYLRSVNMEGAVKVQLLASKNRVAPIKPTTIPRLELCGALLGARLCAKVQSSITLPITRCQFWCDSTIVLSWLAMSPNVLKPFVRNRVNEIQESTAGHTWSYVPSRFNPADLVSRGLKADLISECSLWWSGPEFLLNDETHWPAMPNKTMKQDLPEVITSNFTDHSFLTDTQKHAQHTNTSLIHTLLHKYSNINRLQRVVAYILRFYNNVKNRIKDQNPLSIKELQDSLNFILRQAQMEMFSKEYDILKAGKTLPRKNRLICLSPFFDEDGLIRVGGRLDNSPYDYNIKHPILLCCKHHITKLIFHKYHHDLLHAGPQLLIASIRQVYWPLGGRNLSKSVVKHCIKCFKFKCQNIQPVMGQLPVNRTQLEFPFLNSSVDYAGPILIADRKGRGCKLVKAYLCIFVCLAVKAVHIELVTDLTKEGYMAALSRFVARRGKPKSILSDNGTNFVGTCNELQQFLQQSNISYEVAQRGIEFTFAPPYSPHFNGIAEAAVRSTKHHLKRLLQLTHFTYEEMVTCLTQIEAVLNSRPLTPLSSDPLDFTVLTPSHFLIGRSLIAVPHPQVSDVNIGRLERYHRVEHIKQHFWNRFHLEYISLLQQKTKWTSSTGQLAEGTLVLIKERGQPPMLWPLGRVTKVFPGSDGITRVAELKTRKGTILRSFNNICPLPLD encoded by the exons ATGGCTAATGAAGATTTGTTAATAAGAAAACGCAGTGCTATTAAAGCTAAGCTTACGAATTTTTGCAATCATGTTAATGTGCTTATGAGTTGCGATTCATTATCCAGTTTGCAGCGTATTGAGCTAGAGGGTCGCCTTCGTAAATTTGATGCTTTATACGATGAATTTGATAATTTGCAGTTGGAGATCGAGGTGCTCTCGGATAAGCCAGACGAGGCGTACGGGGAACGTGCCAAGTTTGAGGAGCGGTACCACGCGGTGGCAGCTCAGGCGCGCAGCCTGCTTATCAGCGCTGATGCCGGCGTTGACGGCGGGTCTGTAGCGGGCTCAGCGGATAAAAGCACAG CTCTGGTGACAGTGGTCAGCACCCGAGGTGAGAAGTTCGACGCCAGGATCCTGCTGGATAACG GTGAGTCGTACGAGATGGCTAAGCGGCGATTTCTATCATTGGAGCGTCGTTTTCTTCGTGATCCAAGTTTCAAGGAGCGTTATGTTGCCTTCATGGAGGAGTATGAGCGTCTTGGACACATGACAGAAAATACAACGTCTAGGAAGCCACATTCAG ATGCCTCTGAGAGAGCCTTTGGTTGTTGCGTATATCTTCGGTCGGTGAATATGGAAGGTGCAGTCAAGGTACAACTTCTTGCATCGAAGAATCGTGTAGCACCAATAAAGCCCACTACCATTCCACGTCTCGAGCTTTGTGGGGCGTTGCTAGGCGCTAGACTGTGTGCTAAGGTACAAAGTTCCATTACTTTACCTATTACTAGATGCCAATTTTGGTGCGATTCAACAATAGTGTTGAGTTGGCTAGCTATGTCACCGAACGTATTGAAACCTTTCGTACGCAATCGCGTTAACGAGATACAGGAGAGTACTGCAGGTCATACGTGGAGTTACGTGCCGTCTAGATTCAATCCGGCAGATCTTGTTTCTCGTGGGCTGAAGGCTGACCTTATCAGCGAGTGTTCTTTATGGTGGTCAGGCCCAGAGTTCTTGTTAAATGATGAAACACACTGGCCAGCTATGCCCAACAAAACTATGAAACAGGATCTACCAGAAGTAATTACATCTAACTTCACAGATCACTCGTTTCTCACAGACACACAAAAACACGCACAGCACACAAATACATCATTAATTCATACATTATTGCATAAATATTCTAACATAAATCGTCTACAAAGAGTGGTGGCCTACATATTaagattttataataatgtaaagaaCAGAATCAAGGATCAAAATCCATTATCAATTAAAGAACTTCAAGATtctttaaatttcattttacgACAAGCTCAAATGGAGATGTTTTCCAAAGAATATGACATTCTTAAAGCTGGTAAGACTTTGCCTCGCAAAAATAGATTGATTTGTTTGAGTCCTTTTTTTGACGAAGATGGTCTCATTCGTGTAGGCGGGAGACTTGATAATTCGCCTTATGACTATAATATCAAGCATCCAATTTTATTATGTTGCAAGCATCATATCACTAAATTAATTTTCCACAAATATCATCATGATTTATTACACGCTGGCCCTCAATTGTTGATCGCAAGTATACGGCAAGTGTATTGGCCACTTGGAGGCAGAAATCTATCTAAATCAGTTGTAAAACACTGCATTAAATGTTTTAAGTTCAAGTGTCAAAATATTCAACCTGTCATGGGACAATTGCCTGTTAATAGGACTCAATTGGAATTCCCATTTTTAAATTCCAGTGTCGATTATGCCGGGCCAATATTGATAGCAGATCGAAAGGGGCGAGGGTGTAAACTTGTAAAGGCGTACCTATGCATCTTTGTTTGTCTTGCAGTGAAAGCTGTCCATATCGAGCTCGTTACAGACCTTACTAAGGAGGGCTATATGGCTGCTTTAAGCCGTTTTGTTGCTCGTCGTGGCAAACCCAAGAGCATCTTGTCTGACAATGGCACCAATTTTGTAGGCACTTGTAATGAGTTGCAACAATTCTTACAACAATCAAATATATCGTATGAAGTTGCACAAAGGGGTATTGAATTTACTTTTGCCCCTCCATATTCTCCACATTTCAACGGCATTGCTGAAGCTGCCGTTCGATCAACTAAACACCACCTGAAAAGACTATTACAGTTAACACACTTCACATACGAAGAAATGGTCACTTGTTTAACTCAAATAGAAGCTGTTCTTAATTCACGTCCTCTCACACCACTTTCCTCTGATCCGTTAGATTTTACTGTCCTTACTCCTTCACACTTTTTGATTGGACGATCACTAATAGCTGTTCCGCATCCACAGGTGTCTGATGTAAACATCGGCCGCTTGGAGCGCTACCACAGAGTGGAGCATATTAAGCAGCATTTCTGGAACCGATTCCATTTAGAATATATCTCTCTGCTGCAGCAAAAAACTAAGTGGACGTCATCTACAGGACAACTGGCAGAAGGAACGTTAGTTCTCATCAAGGAGAGAGGACAACCGCCAATGCTGTGGCCACTGGGACGTGTCACGAAGGTGTTCCCGGGGAGCGACGGGATAACGCGTGTGGCTGAGTTGAAGACGCGTAAGGGAACAATTCTACGTtcctttaataatatttgtccaCTTCCACTAGATTGA
- the LOC124641777 gene encoding uncharacterized protein LOC124641777 isoform X1 yields MANEDLLIRKRSAIKAKLTNFCNHVNVLMSCDSLSSLQRIELEGRLRKFDALYDEFDNLQLEIEVLSDKPDEAYGERAKFEERYHAVAAQARSLLISADAGVDGGSVAGSADKSTGASFRHNFVRLPKINLPTFDGSYQCWLEYRDTYLSLIHSSSAIDDISKFHYLRASLTGDAQQVIKNIDFKSEHYQLAWNLLCERYDNSRLLVKNHVQTLFNTPAILKESCVALRQFVDNINKQIRALKSLNEPTDQWSTLVVIMMSSRLDKVTNRDWEEYSNTLPKFPTLSEFCSFVSKRADLLETVEHNKSINKEDSSTNSYTVNTNNSKKNYNITKPKPNTNKEFNNCPLCKNNHFMFVCDDFRKLSVENRLAKVKELNVCFNCLRPGHSSKRCKLSHCKYCNRKHNTLLHVEQSNSAVQDPMPSSVALPSLLTDDVSGGAQLQNGTSESVVMSSDTAATTRSVLLSTALVTVVSTRGEKFDARILLDNGESYEMAKRRFLSLERRFLRDPSFKERYVAFMEEYERLGHMTENTTSRKPHSDASERAFGCCVYLRSVNMEGAVKVQLLASKNRVAPIKPTTIPRLELCGALLGARLCAKVQSSITLPITRCQFWCDSTIVLSWLAMSPNVLKPFVRNRVNEIQESTAGHTWSYVPSRFNPADLVSRGLKADLISECSLWWSGPEFLLNDETHWPAMPNKTMKQDLPEVITSNFTDHSFLTDTQKHAQHTNTSLIHTLLHKYSNINRLQRVVAYILRFYNNVKNRIKDQNPLSIKELQDSLNFILRQAQMEMFSKEYDILKAGKTLPRKNRLICLSPFFDEDGLIRVGGRLDNSPYDYNIKHPILLCCKHHITKLIFHKYHHDLLHAGPQLLIASIRQVYWPLGGRNLSKSVVKHCIKCFKFKCQNIQPVMGQLPVNRTQLEFPFLNSSVDYAGPILIADRKGRGCKLVKAYLCIFVCLAVKAVHIELVTDLTKEGYMAALSRFVARRGKPKSILSDNGTNFVGTCNELQQFLQQSNISYEVAQRGIEFTFAPPYSPHFNGIAEAAVRSTKHHLKRLLQLTHFTYEEMVTCLTQIEAVLNSRPLTPLSSDPLDFTVLTPSHFLIGRSLIAVPHPQVSDVNIGRLERYHRVEHIKQHFWNRFHLEYISLLQQKTKWTSSTGQLAEGTLVLIKERGQPPMLWPLGRVTKVFPGSDGITRVAELKTRKGTILRSFNNICPLPLD; encoded by the exons ATGGCTAATGAAGATTTGTTAATAAGAAAACGCAGTGCTATTAAAGCTAAGCTTACGAATTTTTGCAATCATGTTAATGTGCTTATGAGTTGCGATTCATTATCCAGTTTGCAGCGTATTGAGCTAGAGGGTCGCCTTCGTAAATTTGATGCTTTATACGATGAATTTGATAATTTGCAGTTGGAGATCGAGGTGCTCTCGGATAAGCCAGACGAGGCGTACGGGGAACGTGCCAAGTTTGAGGAGCGGTACCACGCGGTGGCAGCTCAGGCGCGCAGCCTGCTTATCAGCGCTGATGCCGGCGTTGACGGCGGGTCTGTAGCGGGCTCAGCGGATAAAAGCACAGGTGCATCGTTCCGTCATAATTTTGTACGCTTACCTAAAATCAATTTGCCTACTTTCGATGGTAGTTATCAATGTTGGCTCGAGTATAGAGATACATATCTGTCACTTATTCACAGTAGTAGTGCTATCGATGATATTAGCAAATTTCATTATTTGCGCGCTTCGCTTACGGGAGATGCTCAGcaagtgataaaaaatatagattttaagaGCGAGCATTATCAATTAGCGTGGAATCTATTATGTGAGCGATATGATAATAGCAGGCTTCTAGTTAAAAACCATGTGCAGACTTTGTTTAATACTCCGGCAATTCTTAAAGAGTCTTGTGTAGCCTTACGTCAATTTGTTGATAATATCAATAAGCAAATTAGAGCTTTAAAATCGCTGAACGAGCCCACTGACCAGTGGAGTACACTGGTGGTAATAATGATGAGTAGCAGACTGGATAAGGTCACTAACAGAGACTGGGAAGAGTATAGCAATACCTTACCCAAATTTCCAACATTGTCAGaattttgttcgtttgttaGTAAAAGGGCTGATTTATTAGAGACAGTAGAACAtaacaaatcaataaataagGAAGATAGTAGTACAAACAGTTACACAGTAAATactaataattctaaaaaaaactataatataacaaaaccTAAACCTAATACTAATAAGGAATTTAATAATTGTCCGTTGTgcaaaaataatcatttcatGTTTGTGTGTGATGATTTTCGTAAGTTGTCAGTAGAAAACCGTTTAGCAAAGGTGAAGGAGCTTAATGTGTGCTTTAATTGTTTACGTCCAGGGCATTCAAGTAAACGTTGTAAATTGTCAcactgtaaatattgtaatcgTAAGCATAACACGCTTTTACACGTAGAGCAGTCTAATTCAGCTGTACAAGACCCAATGCCTAGTAGTGTAGCTCTGCCTAGTTTACTGACTGATGACGTTTCTGGTGGTGCACAGTTACAAAACGGCACATCTGAAAGCGTTGTTATGTCAAGCGACACTGCAGCTACTACTCGTTCTGTTTTGCTTTCCACAGCTCTGGTGACAGTGGTCAGCACCCGAGGTGAGAAGTTCGACGCCAGGATCCTGCTGGATAACG GTGAGTCGTACGAGATGGCTAAGCGGCGATTTCTATCATTGGAGCGTCGTTTTCTTCGTGATCCAAGTTTCAAGGAGCGTTATGTTGCCTTCATGGAGGAGTATGAGCGTCTTGGACACATGACAGAAAATACAACGTCTAGGAAGCCACATTCAG ATGCCTCTGAGAGAGCCTTTGGTTGTTGCGTATATCTTCGGTCGGTGAATATGGAAGGTGCAGTCAAGGTACAACTTCTTGCATCGAAGAATCGTGTAGCACCAATAAAGCCCACTACCATTCCACGTCTCGAGCTTTGTGGGGCGTTGCTAGGCGCTAGACTGTGTGCTAAGGTACAAAGTTCCATTACTTTACCTATTACTAGATGCCAATTTTGGTGCGATTCAACAATAGTGTTGAGTTGGCTAGCTATGTCACCGAACGTATTGAAACCTTTCGTACGCAATCGCGTTAACGAGATACAGGAGAGTACTGCAGGTCATACGTGGAGTTACGTGCCGTCTAGATTCAATCCGGCAGATCTTGTTTCTCGTGGGCTGAAGGCTGACCTTATCAGCGAGTGTTCTTTATGGTGGTCAGGCCCAGAGTTCTTGTTAAATGATGAAACACACTGGCCAGCTATGCCCAACAAAACTATGAAACAGGATCTACCAGAAGTAATTACATCTAACTTCACAGATCACTCGTTTCTCACAGACACACAAAAACACGCACAGCACACAAATACATCATTAATTCATACATTATTGCATAAATATTCTAACATAAATCGTCTACAAAGAGTGGTGGCCTACATATTaagattttataataatgtaaagaaCAGAATCAAGGATCAAAATCCATTATCAATTAAAGAACTTCAAGATtctttaaatttcattttacgACAAGCTCAAATGGAGATGTTTTCCAAAGAATATGACATTCTTAAAGCTGGTAAGACTTTGCCTCGCAAAAATAGATTGATTTGTTTGAGTCCTTTTTTTGACGAAGATGGTCTCATTCGTGTAGGCGGGAGACTTGATAATTCGCCTTATGACTATAATATCAAGCATCCAATTTTATTATGTTGCAAGCATCATATCACTAAATTAATTTTCCACAAATATCATCATGATTTATTACACGCTGGCCCTCAATTGTTGATCGCAAGTATACGGCAAGTGTATTGGCCACTTGGAGGCAGAAATCTATCTAAATCAGTTGTAAAACACTGCATTAAATGTTTTAAGTTCAAGTGTCAAAATATTCAACCTGTCATGGGACAATTGCCTGTTAATAGGACTCAATTGGAATTCCCATTTTTAAATTCCAGTGTCGATTATGCCGGGCCAATATTGATAGCAGATCGAAAGGGGCGAGGGTGTAAACTTGTAAAGGCGTACCTATGCATCTTTGTTTGTCTTGCAGTGAAAGCTGTCCATATCGAGCTCGTTACAGACCTTACTAAGGAGGGCTATATGGCTGCTTTAAGCCGTTTTGTTGCTCGTCGTGGCAAACCCAAGAGCATCTTGTCTGACAATGGCACCAATTTTGTAGGCACTTGTAATGAGTTGCAACAATTCTTACAACAATCAAATATATCGTATGAAGTTGCACAAAGGGGTATTGAATTTACTTTTGCCCCTCCATATTCTCCACATTTCAACGGCATTGCTGAAGCTGCCGTTCGATCAACTAAACACCACCTGAAAAGACTATTACAGTTAACACACTTCACATACGAAGAAATGGTCACTTGTTTAACTCAAATAGAAGCTGTTCTTAATTCACGTCCTCTCACACCACTTTCCTCTGATCCGTTAGATTTTACTGTCCTTACTCCTTCACACTTTTTGATTGGACGATCACTAATAGCTGTTCCGCATCCACAGGTGTCTGATGTAAACATCGGCCGCTTGGAGCGCTACCACAGAGTGGAGCATATTAAGCAGCATTTCTGGAACCGATTCCATTTAGAATATATCTCTCTGCTGCAGCAAAAAACTAAGTGGACGTCATCTACAGGACAACTGGCAGAAGGAACGTTAGTTCTCATCAAGGAGAGAGGACAACCGCCAATGCTGTGGCCACTGGGACGTGTCACGAAGGTGTTCCCGGGGAGCGACGGGATAACGCGTGTGGCTGAGTTGAAGACGCGTAAGGGAACAATTCTACGTtcctttaataatatttgtccaCTTCCACTAGATTGA